One Polyangiaceae bacterium DNA segment encodes these proteins:
- a CDS encoding DUF4377 domain-containing protein, which produces MTLRLPVWSAAVAFVVAACSKPAPSTSPPPPAEPTQTASAPEPTASETPPPPDAGAPEAAAAPGPTTEEKTLFIHQAYAACQGDGPMKCLKVRENENDEWTLFYSSIEGFQYKPGMTYELLLEVSTDPNPPMGGSSKRYKLIKIVKQTKAK; this is translated from the coding sequence ATGACGCTCCGTCTCCCCGTGTGGTCCGCCGCCGTGGCTTTCGTCGTCGCCGCGTGCTCCAAGCCTGCGCCTTCGACTTCGCCTCCCCCGCCAGCAGAGCCGACGCAGACCGCCAGTGCGCCCGAGCCAACTGCGAGCGAAACACCTCCGCCGCCCGATGCGGGCGCCCCCGAAGCGGCAGCTGCCCCCGGCCCAACCACCGAGGAAAAGACGCTCTTCATCCATCAGGCCTACGCCGCATGCCAGGGCGACGGTCCGATGAAGTGTTTGAAGGTCCGTGAGAACGAAAACGACGAGTGGACGCTCTTCTACTCCAGCATCGAAGGCTTTCAATACAAGCCAGGCATGACCTACGAGCTGCTCTTGGAAGTGAGCACCGACCCCAATCCACCCATGGGTGGCTCCTCCAAACGCTACAAGCTGATCAAGATCGTCAAGCAGACCAAAGCGAAGTAG
- a CDS encoding response regulator transcription factor — translation MAKILVIEDEPDLQDVLRFNLTQAGHEVMASAAGAPGISLAREKQPDLVLLDLMLPDIPGTDVCRTLKNDPRTNAISVLMLTARGEEIDRVVGFELGADDYMTKPFSVRELLLRIQAILRRRAVAEAPTGEQTCFGDLRFDREAFRAWVQDEELELTALEFRLLVLLHDRKNRVQSRSTLLEEVWGIQADVNTRTVDTHVKRLREKLGPARDYVETVRGVGYRFREHPQNAVN, via the coding sequence ATGGCGAAAATTCTAGTCATCGAGGACGAGCCGGATCTTCAGGACGTGCTCCGCTTCAACCTCACCCAGGCGGGGCACGAGGTGATGGCGAGTGCGGCGGGAGCACCGGGGATCAGTTTGGCGCGTGAGAAGCAGCCCGACCTGGTGCTGCTGGATCTGATGCTGCCCGACATTCCTGGCACTGATGTCTGTCGCACCCTCAAGAACGATCCGCGCACGAATGCCATCTCGGTCCTGATGCTGACGGCGCGTGGTGAAGAAATCGATCGCGTGGTGGGGTTCGAACTCGGCGCGGACGATTACATGACCAAGCCCTTCAGCGTGCGGGAGCTGCTGCTACGCATTCAAGCGATTCTCCGACGTCGCGCCGTGGCGGAAGCGCCCACAGGAGAACAAACGTGCTTCGGGGATCTGCGTTTCGACCGCGAGGCCTTTCGCGCCTGGGTGCAGGACGAGGAACTCGAGCTCACGGCGCTGGAATTCCGGTTGCTCGTGCTGCTCCACGATCGCAAGAACCGAGTGCAGTCTCGGTCGACATTGCTGGAAGAAGTGTGGGGGATTCAGGCCGACGTGAACACGCGCACCGTCGATACCCACGTCAAGCGTCTGCGCGAGAAGCTGGGACCCGCGCGAGACTACGTGGAAACCGTGCGCGGCGTGGGTTACCGCTTTCGCGAGCATCCGCAGAACGCTGTCAACTAG
- a CDS encoding Rieske 2Fe-2S domain-containing protein: MKRVGRVSLARLRAERVVRLHYPPYDVCVVLDGDAVYAIEDACNHAGASLSDGAVAEGCISCPMHGYAFRLSDGVLVRPQGLCDDQRTFRVTHEDDEVVIDDVFELEIR, from the coding sequence GTGAAACGAGTCGGTCGAGTTTCACTGGCGCGGCTACGCGCCGAGCGCGTGGTGCGGCTGCACTATCCGCCCTATGACGTATGCGTCGTGCTGGACGGCGACGCGGTGTACGCCATCGAGGATGCCTGCAATCATGCGGGAGCGAGCTTGAGCGACGGAGCGGTGGCCGAGGGCTGCATCAGCTGTCCCATGCATGGTTACGCGTTTCGGCTCAGCGACGGCGTGCTGGTTCGGCCCCAGGGGTTGTGCGACGACCAGCGCACCTTTCGCGTCACGCACGAGGACGACGAGGTGGTGATCGACGACGTCTTCGAGCTCGAGATCCGCTAA
- a CDS encoding M12 family metallopeptidase, which produces MKFHVPQARTSLSFALGVLLLSAGCEVGSSQRAARYPTGAPPGPMQQAAVVGPAGPAESVGVGAARQRATAPLYLPGSPIRQLVNYDVVNGMAVMEGDILLGSPQTLAFTYGMPRIGGGGMVKGAVTLKDSSYYWPGGNIPYVIDSSVSAKQIENIKWAIAQVNETELNVQPRGSEKDYVIFRDAGADCSSYLGRIGGGQGIQVGGCAKGSIIHEMLHAAGFYHEQSRGDRDEYITVVWDEIVPEFKSAFEKRDGRGQDIGAYDFGSVMHYSERAFSKSGKPTIITKVPGTPIGQRNGLSAGDKAAITTLYGNGSAPPPINPTTGPTTGPTTPPTTGPTTAPTGFAGNYTSQRGNVSCTESGGSVSCQYPGGMLLCASNGNQLDCGWSGGGQGRAMFQRQSDGVLKGSYGDFFSANSRGAWDLVPAGASQPPPSQPPPSQPPPSQPPPSQPPPSQPPQPPPAANPSLSGTYSTTRGAMNCSDGGSTLTCSFRESSGAVGRLDCAKDQSGLRMSCGWITYPPQPASGRALFTRPNTSTKNFTGSWGMFFADSGGGRWDLTAQ; this is translated from the coding sequence ATGAAATTCCACGTCCCCCAGGCCCGCACGTCCTTGTCGTTCGCATTGGGGGTTTTGCTCCTGAGTGCAGGTTGTGAGGTTGGCTCGAGCCAGCGCGCTGCGCGCTACCCGACGGGGGCGCCCCCTGGGCCGATGCAGCAGGCCGCCGTGGTCGGGCCCGCCGGTCCGGCGGAATCCGTGGGTGTCGGTGCAGCGAGGCAGCGTGCGACGGCACCCCTCTACCTGCCCGGTAGCCCGATTCGGCAGTTGGTGAACTACGACGTCGTCAACGGCATGGCCGTGATGGAGGGCGACATCCTGCTCGGTTCGCCCCAGACCCTGGCCTTCACCTATGGCATGCCGCGCATCGGTGGGGGTGGAATGGTCAAGGGCGCGGTCACCTTGAAGGACAGCTCCTACTACTGGCCGGGTGGCAACATTCCGTACGTGATCGACAGCTCCGTGTCCGCGAAGCAGATCGAGAACATCAAGTGGGCCATTGCGCAGGTGAACGAGACTGAACTCAACGTGCAGCCGCGCGGCAGCGAGAAGGACTACGTCATCTTCCGTGACGCCGGCGCCGATTGTAGTTCCTACCTGGGCAGGATTGGTGGCGGGCAGGGCATTCAGGTGGGGGGCTGCGCCAAAGGCAGCATCATTCACGAGATGCTGCACGCAGCGGGGTTCTATCACGAGCAGTCCCGAGGAGACCGTGACGAGTACATCACGGTCGTGTGGGACGAGATCGTGCCGGAGTTCAAGTCCGCCTTCGAGAAACGCGACGGCCGCGGCCAAGACATTGGCGCCTACGATTTTGGCAGTGTGATGCACTACTCGGAGCGCGCGTTCTCCAAGTCGGGTAAGCCGACGATCATCACCAAGGTGCCGGGCACGCCCATCGGACAGCGCAACGGGCTTTCCGCCGGCGACAAAGCTGCCATCACCACGCTCTACGGGAACGGAAGCGCGCCGCCCCCCATCAATCCGACGACTGGGCCCACCACGGGACCGACGACGCCACCGACGACCGGACCGACCACGGCGCCGACGGGCTTTGCGGGCAACTACACTTCTCAGCGCGGCAACGTCAGCTGCACCGAGAGCGGCGGCAGCGTCAGCTGCCAGTACCCGGGTGGCATGTTGCTGTGTGCGTCGAACGGCAACCAGCTCGACTGCGGCTGGAGCGGCGGCGGACAGGGACGCGCGATGTTCCAGCGCCAGAGCGACGGTGTGCTCAAGGGCAGCTACGGCGACTTCTTCAGTGCCAACAGCCGCGGGGCTTGGGATCTGGTGCCCGCCGGCGCGTCACAGCCGCCGCCGTCGCAGCCGCCGCCGTCGCAGCCTCCGCCCTCGCAGCCGCCACCATCGCAACCTCCGCCCTCACAGCCCCCGCAGCCTCCGCCCGCGGCTAATCCTTCGCTGAGCGGGACCTACTCCACGACGCGTGGCGCGATGAACTGCTCGGATGGCGGCAGCACGCTCACCTGTAGCTTCCGCGAGTCATCGGGGGCAGTGGGGCGCTTGGACTGCGCCAAAGACCAATCGGGTCTGCGCATGTCCTGCGGTTGGATCACGTACCCGCCGCAGCCCGCGTCGGGTCGCGCCCTGTTCACTCGCCCGAATACCAGCACCAAGAACTTCACCGGAAGCTGGGGCATGTTCTTCGCGGATAGTGGCGGCGGCCGCTGGGATCTGACGGCGCAATAG
- a CDS encoding DEAD/DEAH box helicase, with translation MAADSLRQFQPAVREWFRTALGKPTAVQRAGFPRIADGKSALLLAPTGSGKTLAAFLAALDRLAFAPLPPEPERLRVLYVSPLKALAADVEKNLKSPIAGIARVAERLGMPCRELAVAMRTGDTPSKERSRFLRHPPDILITTPESLFLMLTSEARARLASVETVIVDEIHAMAGTKRGAHLFLSLERLEALREGRPPLQRVGLSATQRPLEEIAQLLAGAETRDGARVPREVDIVDCGAAKSLELSVRVTVDDMTVLPTDESGASDRSLWPAIYPHIVDAIRAHRSTMVFVNSRRLAERLAGQINEVAGEEIALAHHGSVSKEQRALIEDRLKSGNLPAIVATSSLELGIDMGAVDLVIQVEAPPSVASGMQRVGRAGHSVGQASKGVLFPKHRGDLLPTAAATQLMLAAKVEPTRYPRCPLDVLAQQLVAITAMDDIAADEAFALVTRAANFAELSRASFDGVLDMLSGRYPSDEFAELRPRITWDRVTGRLSARRGAKRLAVVNAGTIPDRGLYGVFLSDPERTVRVGELDEEMVFESRPGEVFVLGASSWRIEDITHDRVLVTPAPGEPGRMPFWHGDRVGRSAEFGRAVGALARTLVQSKPEQARDKLQREHGFDERAADNLLALLQEQREQTGVVPSDQTVIVERFVDEVGDFRVCVLSPFGARVHAPWALSVAQKARRELGSEVENVWSDDGIVFRFPEAEEPPPVELFVLAPEEIEPLMLETLGSSALFAARFRENAGRALLLPKRFPGKRSPLWAQRKRSADLLQVASRYGSFPILLETYRECLCDVFDLPALTALMQGVAARSLRVHVVDAPRPSAFSRNLLFGYVANFMYEGDAPLAERRAQALLLDQAQLRELLGQAELRQLFDADVIEWVARRVGRLDSAPLRDADGVHDLLLALGPLSEAEIRQRCHGGQSEAETRVDERLLEAGVRDSVGGRLSAAEIADSVDGRRVEAGIGDSADGRRAEAGIGDSADGRLSAAGIGERSRGRLSDAEGGERRPQPDFLDAWLRALLDARRILACRVGERDCYAAIEDASRLRDGLGVALPLGVPQPFKEPVDDPLGDLISRFARTHGPFQVEVLAAWFGIGPAVALETLRRLAARGRVAEGDFLPEGAGREWCGVEVLRQIKSRSLARLRKQVEPVSQELFAQFAQEWHGVTKPDASRDALHAAIDRLQGAPLPASELETRILPARVANFSPADLDIAFARGELVWRGLESVGPRDGRVALYPKEHYELLAPRPTPVEGAAATAIRAALAQRGALFFEDVVAQLGGFSPELLEALWDLVWAGEVTNDSLEPLRSRLRGERADRRARVRLGRRRRESPPGSEGRWSLLPAIAASETERRAALTESLLERWGVLPKEAARVEGIEGGFSAIYPILKVMEEAGKARRGYFVAGLGATQFARPGAEDFLRTLRDGSADGAPRVLAATDPANLYGAVLPFPAHPERPTRSVGAEVVLLSGKLVAYLARGGRALLTFLPEDEPERSACLGAAARGVLQLAEARKFLMLETIDGRAASESALGRELLQLGFTRTGKGFRFAPRSKRHDSALLSN, from the coding sequence ATGGCCGCTGACTCGCTTCGCCAGTTTCAGCCCGCCGTGCGCGAGTGGTTTCGCACGGCGCTGGGCAAACCAACCGCCGTGCAGCGAGCTGGCTTCCCGCGTATCGCCGACGGCAAGAGCGCGCTGCTCTTGGCCCCGACGGGATCCGGCAAGACTCTCGCGGCGTTCCTCGCTGCGCTGGACCGCTTGGCCTTCGCGCCGCTGCCGCCGGAGCCGGAGCGTCTGAGGGTGCTCTACGTCTCACCGCTGAAGGCGCTGGCCGCCGACGTGGAGAAGAACTTGAAGAGCCCCATCGCGGGCATTGCGCGAGTCGCGGAGCGCCTGGGCATGCCCTGTCGCGAGTTGGCCGTGGCGATGCGCACCGGGGACACACCGAGCAAAGAGCGGAGTCGCTTCCTCCGACACCCCCCGGACATCCTCATCACCACGCCCGAGAGCTTGTTCTTGATGCTCACCAGTGAAGCGCGAGCGCGCCTGGCCAGCGTCGAGACGGTGATCGTGGACGAGATCCACGCCATGGCGGGCACGAAGCGTGGCGCGCATCTGTTCTTGTCCTTGGAACGCCTGGAAGCGCTGCGCGAGGGGCGGCCGCCGCTGCAGCGCGTCGGGCTCTCGGCGACCCAGCGACCTCTGGAAGAGATCGCCCAACTGCTCGCTGGAGCGGAGACGCGCGACGGCGCGCGTGTGCCCAGGGAAGTGGACATCGTGGACTGCGGCGCAGCGAAGTCCCTGGAGCTCTCCGTGCGAGTGACCGTGGACGACATGACCGTGCTGCCGACCGACGAGAGCGGCGCGAGCGACCGCAGCCTGTGGCCCGCCATCTATCCGCACATCGTCGACGCCATCCGCGCCCATCGCTCCACCATGGTGTTCGTCAACAGCCGACGCTTGGCGGAACGCTTGGCCGGCCAGATCAATGAAGTGGCAGGCGAGGAAATCGCACTCGCCCATCACGGAAGCGTGTCCAAGGAGCAGCGCGCGCTGATCGAAGATCGCCTGAAGTCGGGCAATTTGCCCGCCATCGTCGCAACGTCGTCCCTGGAGCTGGGCATCGACATGGGCGCGGTGGACTTGGTGATCCAGGTGGAAGCTCCGCCCAGTGTCGCTAGTGGCATGCAGCGCGTGGGCCGCGCGGGTCATAGCGTGGGGCAGGCGTCGAAGGGCGTGCTGTTCCCCAAGCATCGCGGCGATCTGTTGCCCACGGCCGCCGCCACGCAGCTCATGCTCGCCGCGAAGGTCGAGCCTACGCGCTATCCGCGCTGTCCTTTGGATGTGTTGGCGCAGCAGCTGGTGGCGATCACGGCGATGGACGACATTGCCGCCGATGAGGCGTTTGCGCTGGTGACGCGCGCCGCAAACTTCGCGGAGCTGTCGCGAGCGAGCTTCGACGGCGTGCTCGACATGCTCAGTGGGCGCTATCCCTCGGACGAATTCGCGGAGCTGCGGCCGCGCATCACCTGGGATCGCGTCACGGGTCGGCTGAGCGCGCGACGCGGCGCCAAGCGGCTTGCGGTGGTCAACGCCGGTACCATCCCTGATCGCGGACTCTACGGCGTGTTCCTCTCGGATCCCGAGCGCACGGTGCGGGTGGGGGAGCTCGACGAAGAGATGGTATTCGAGTCGAGACCGGGCGAGGTGTTCGTACTCGGCGCGTCGTCCTGGCGCATCGAGGACATCACGCACGATCGCGTGTTGGTCACGCCTGCTCCGGGGGAGCCGGGGCGTATGCCCTTCTGGCACGGCGATCGCGTGGGACGGAGTGCGGAGTTCGGTCGCGCAGTGGGTGCTTTGGCGCGCACCCTGGTGCAGAGCAAGCCGGAGCAGGCGCGCGACAAACTCCAACGGGAGCACGGCTTCGACGAGCGCGCAGCCGACAATCTCTTGGCATTGCTGCAGGAACAGCGCGAGCAGACCGGCGTCGTGCCCTCGGATCAAACCGTGATCGTCGAGCGCTTCGTCGACGAGGTCGGAGACTTTCGCGTGTGCGTGCTGAGCCCCTTCGGCGCGCGCGTCCACGCGCCCTGGGCGCTCTCTGTGGCGCAGAAGGCGCGGCGCGAGCTGGGCTCGGAAGTGGAGAACGTCTGGAGCGACGACGGCATCGTCTTTCGCTTTCCCGAGGCGGAAGAGCCGCCGCCCGTCGAACTGTTCGTGCTTGCGCCGGAGGAAATCGAGCCCCTGATGCTGGAGACCCTGGGTAGCAGCGCGCTGTTCGCCGCGCGATTCCGCGAGAATGCGGGACGGGCGCTGCTCTTGCCCAAGCGCTTTCCCGGCAAGCGCAGCCCACTTTGGGCGCAGCGCAAGCGCTCGGCAGATCTGCTGCAAGTTGCCTCGCGCTACGGGTCGTTCCCGATCTTGCTGGAGACCTACCGCGAGTGTCTATGTGACGTCTTCGACCTGCCCGCGCTCACGGCACTGATGCAGGGCGTCGCAGCGCGCAGCCTACGGGTGCACGTGGTGGACGCGCCGCGCCCCTCGGCTTTCTCGCGCAATCTGCTGTTCGGCTACGTGGCGAACTTCATGTACGAGGGCGATGCGCCGCTCGCGGAGCGTCGCGCGCAGGCGCTGCTCCTGGATCAAGCACAGCTGCGAGAGCTCCTGGGCCAGGCCGAGCTGCGGCAACTCTTCGACGCGGACGTCATCGAGTGGGTGGCGCGTCGGGTCGGGCGGTTGGACAGCGCACCGCTGCGCGATGCGGACGGCGTGCACGATCTGTTGCTCGCCCTCGGGCCGCTGTCTGAGGCGGAAATTCGTCAGCGCTGTCATGGAGGGCAGTCCGAGGCGGAGACCCGCGTTGACGAACGGCTGCTTGAGGCGGGGGTTCGTGACAGCGTTGGTGGACGGCTGTCCGCGGCGGAGATCGCCGACAGCGTTGACGGACGGCGGGTCGAGGCGGGGATCGGTGACAGCGCTGACGGACGGCGGGCCGAGGCGGGGATCGGTGACAGTGCTGACGGACGGCTGTCCGCGGCGGGGATCGGTGAGCGAAGTCGCGGACGGCTATCCGATGCGGAGGGCGGTGAGCGCCGTCCGCAGCCCGACTTCTTGGACGCATGGCTGCGGGCGCTGCTCGACGCGCGCCGCATCCTCGCCTGCAGGGTGGGGGAGCGCGACTGCTATGCGGCCATCGAGGACGCGAGCCGCTTGCGTGACGGCTTGGGGGTGGCGTTGCCCCTCGGCGTGCCGCAGCCTTTCAAGGAGCCCGTGGACGATCCGCTGGGCGATCTGATCTCGCGTTTTGCTCGAACCCACGGTCCCTTCCAGGTGGAGGTGCTCGCGGCGTGGTTCGGGATTGGGCCGGCCGTAGCGTTGGAAACGCTGCGACGGCTTGCGGCGCGTGGCCGCGTCGCGGAGGGCGACTTCCTACCCGAGGGTGCGGGACGCGAGTGGTGCGGCGTGGAGGTGCTGCGTCAGATCAAGAGCCGCTCTCTGGCGCGGCTTCGCAAGCAGGTGGAGCCCGTGTCGCAGGAGCTGTTCGCGCAGTTTGCGCAGGAGTGGCACGGCGTGACGAAGCCCGACGCGAGTCGGGACGCGCTGCACGCAGCGATCGATCGGCTGCAGGGCGCGCCACTGCCCGCCAGCGAGCTGGAGACGCGAATCCTCCCTGCGCGCGTGGCGAACTTTTCGCCGGCGGACCTCGACATTGCTTTTGCTCGCGGCGAGCTGGTTTGGCGTGGGCTCGAGTCCGTGGGCCCCCGCGACGGGCGCGTGGCGCTCTACCCCAAGGAACACTATGAATTGCTCGCACCGCGGCCAACGCCCGTGGAGGGCGCAGCTGCGACGGCGATCCGCGCGGCCCTCGCCCAGCGCGGCGCGCTCTTCTTCGAAGATGTCGTGGCGCAGCTCGGAGGCTTTTCGCCGGAGCTGCTCGAGGCACTGTGGGACCTGGTGTGGGCGGGCGAAGTCACGAACGACAGCCTGGAGCCGCTACGTTCACGGCTGCGAGGAGAACGCGCGGATCGGCGTGCACGGGTGCGCCTCGGTCGGCGGCGCCGCGAGTCACCACCGGGCAGTGAAGGGCGCTGGTCGCTACTGCCGGCGATCGCGGCGAGCGAGACGGAGCGGCGCGCCGCGCTCACGGAGTCGCTGTTGGAGCGCTGGGGCGTGCTGCCGAAAGAGGCGGCGCGGGTGGAGGGGATCGAAGGCGGTTTTTCCGCGATTTATCCCATTCTCAAGGTAATGGAGGAAGCGGGCAAGGCGCGGCGTGGCTACTTCGTCGCGGGCCTCGGCGCGACGCAATTCGCGCGGCCCGGCGCCGAAGACTTCTTGCGGACGCTGCGCGACGGCAGTGCCGACGGCGCGCCGCGGGTGCTCGCGGCCACGGATCCGGCGAATCTCTACGGCGCAGTGCTGCCTTTTCCCGCGCACCCCGAGCGTCCGACGCGCAGCGTGGGGGCCGAGGTGGTGTTACTCTCGGGCAAGCTCGTCGCGTACCTCGCCCGGGGCGGACGCGCGCTATTGACCTTCTTGCCCGAGGACGAACCCGAGCGCAGCGCGTGCCTCGGCGCCGCGGCTCGGGGCGTGCTTCAGCTGGCGGAAGCGCGGAAGTTCCTGATGCTGGAGACCATCGACGGCCGCGCCGCGAGCGAAAGTGCGCTCGGGCGCGAGCTGTTGCAGCTTGGTTTCACCCGCACCGGCAAGGGTTTCCGCTTCGCGCCGCGCTCGAAACGCCACGACTCGGCGCTGCTGTCGAATTAG